The Tripterygium wilfordii isolate XIE 37 chromosome 5, ASM1340144v1, whole genome shotgun sequence genome window below encodes:
- the LOC119998257 gene encoding outer envelope pore protein 16-3, chloroplastic/mitochondrial, with protein MDPSEHMKWDNEDTPLIKTMKGATMGLAAGTIWGTVLATWYDVPRVERKVALPGLIRTLKMMGNCGVRFAAIGGIYIGVEQLLENYRVKKDMINGAVGGFVAGAVVHGSKARSITTGICAGASFAVVSAIIDLGGQKVFQDDGSRELYPYNTKKRSIADS; from the exons CCCATCAGAGCATATGAAGTGGGATAACGAAGATACACCgttaattaaaacaatgaaaggGGCAACTATGGGTTTGGCTGCGGGAACTATTTGGGGGACTGTTCTTGCTACCTGGTATGATGTGCCTCGTGTTGAGAGAAAGGTTGCACTTCCTGGTCTGATAAGGACTTTAAAGATGATGGGAAATTGTGGGGTGAGATTTGCTGCCATTGGAGGAATTTACATCGGTGTTGAGCAGCTGTTGGAGAATTACAGGGTGAAGAAAGACATGATTAATGGAGCTGTAGGTGGTTTTGTTGCTGGTGCTGTTGTTCACGGTTCTAAAG CGAGGAGCATCACGACAGGTATTTGTGCTGGAGCATCTTTTGCAGTGGTTTCTGCAATTATTGATTTAGGGGGTCAAAAGGTATTCCAGGATGATGGTAGCAGGGAATTATACCCTTACAACACCAAGAAAAGATCCATCGCAGATTCATAA